A portion of the Acidihalobacter yilgarnensis genome contains these proteins:
- a CDS encoding LytR/AlgR family response regulator transcription factor, producing the protein MRVMIVDDEPLARERLKALLPDCGDYTLCGEASNGEEALQTAARCHPDIVLMDIRMPGIDGMAAARRLAELHDAPAVIFTTAYDQHALSAFEAQASDYLLKPVRRERLQEALARAQRLTRPQLANAQQGAEEINAGRSHLCARSRGRLELVPIEAVYYLQADHKYVTVRHPGGEMLIEESLKALEEEFARRFLRVHRNALVACAHIAGLERDGRGRLTVYFKGIDDRLEVSRRHAAEVRESVQRL; encoded by the coding sequence ATGCGCGTGATGATCGTGGATGACGAGCCCCTGGCGCGCGAGCGCCTGAAGGCCCTGCTGCCGGATTGCGGGGACTACACCCTCTGCGGCGAGGCCTCGAATGGCGAAGAGGCCCTGCAGACCGCCGCCCGATGCCACCCGGATATCGTCCTGATGGACATCCGCATGCCTGGTATCGACGGTATGGCCGCCGCCCGACGCCTTGCCGAATTACACGACGCCCCCGCGGTGATTTTCACCACCGCCTACGACCAGCACGCCCTGTCTGCATTCGAGGCCCAAGCCTCCGACTATCTGCTCAAGCCAGTCCGTCGGGAACGCCTGCAGGAAGCCCTCGCCAGAGCGCAGCGCCTGACGCGCCCGCAACTCGCCAACGCTCAGCAAGGCGCGGAGGAGATCAATGCGGGACGCAGTCACCTGTGTGCCCGCTCACGTGGGCGCCTGGAGCTGGTGCCTATCGAAGCGGTCTACTACCTGCAGGCCGATCACAAATACGTCACCGTGCGGCATCCAGGTGGCGAAATGCTGATCGAAGAATCGCTCAAGGCGCTTGAGGAGGAGTTCGCGCGCCGATTCCTGCGCGTCCATCGCAACGCCCTGGTGGCGTGTGCACACATCGCCGGGCTCGAGCGGGACGGTCGCGGCCGGCTGACCGTCTACTTCAAGGGTATCGATGATCGGCTGGAGGTTAGCCGTCGGCATGCCGCCGAGGTGCGGGAGTCCGTGCAGCGTCTTTAA
- a CDS encoding uroporphyrinogen-III C-methyltransferase: protein MNTTETPESKPDNEATPTTVANESVSAASPETSKPEHPEPAPRVRGANGARVALVLAVLALLLLAAGGGAGYWAWMQFRQTIASQDTKLQTLRQALAEKASREDMQGLGRQTDQLATQQEAQTRELQSLGQTLQQSQVLSQRDQRGWVLSEAAYLMRIARYQLDLLHDIHGADDALTLADRRLARLGDADLLPVRQALAAEIQSLRDYHGPDKVGILLQLNQIMSRIVLPTPLGATLLDKNGATTESAAPAVKPSGGFRGFIEAVWRSISEHVSIRHYPQRVSDLAVVTTQAQAAQSLYLYLENARAAVITGDNTAYHHSLAAILKVLQDTSGDTALRTGMVETLDKLNAIDIAPAMPNIGEALTRLKKHLSERKPAQAGGQTP from the coding sequence ATGAATACAACCGAAACCCCAGAATCGAAGCCCGACAACGAGGCCACGCCGACCACCGTGGCCAACGAATCGGTGTCGGCCGCATCACCGGAGACTTCCAAGCCGGAGCACCCGGAACCCGCGCCTCGGGTACGTGGCGCTAACGGTGCTCGCGTGGCGCTGGTGTTGGCCGTGCTTGCCCTGTTACTCCTCGCGGCTGGCGGCGGCGCGGGCTACTGGGCGTGGATGCAGTTCCGCCAAACCATCGCATCGCAGGATACGAAGCTGCAGACCCTCCGCCAGGCGTTGGCCGAAAAGGCTTCGCGTGAGGATATGCAGGGGCTTGGCAGACAGACCGATCAGCTCGCCACTCAGCAGGAAGCACAAACACGCGAACTACAATCGCTCGGTCAAACCCTGCAACAGAGTCAGGTCCTGAGTCAGCGGGACCAACGCGGCTGGGTACTCTCGGAGGCCGCATATCTCATGCGTATCGCCCGCTATCAGCTTGATCTACTGCATGACATCCACGGTGCCGATGACGCCCTGACCCTGGCGGACCGGCGACTGGCCCGCCTTGGCGATGCAGACCTCCTGCCGGTTCGCCAAGCGCTTGCTGCCGAGATCCAATCCCTACGCGATTACCATGGCCCGGACAAGGTCGGCATTCTGCTGCAACTCAATCAGATCATGAGCCGGATCGTCTTACCGACTCCGCTAGGCGCTACGCTGCTCGATAAAAATGGCGCGACAACCGAGAGTGCAGCCCCCGCGGTCAAACCATCCGGCGGGTTCCGTGGATTCATCGAAGCCGTCTGGCGGAGCATTTCCGAGCACGTCAGCATCCGGCACTACCCCCAGCGGGTCAGCGACCTGGCTGTCGTCACGACGCAGGCACAGGCCGCACAATCGCTTTATCTGTACCTTGAAAATGCACGGGCCGCCGTCATCACTGGCGATAATACCGCCTATCACCATTCGCTGGCTGCGATCCTCAAGGTACTTCAGGACACCTCCGGTGATACGGCTTTGAGGACTGGGATGGTGGAAACCCTCGACAAGCTCAACGCCATCGATATCGCGCCAGCCATGCCGAACATCGGAGAAGCTCTCACACGCCTGAAAAAACATCTCTCTGAGCGTAAGCCCGCACAGGCAGGGGGCCAGACGCCATGA
- a CDS encoding CDP-6-deoxy-delta-3,4-glucoseen reductase, which produces MSFTVTLRPSGHSFEVDDDERILEAALREGFAFPYGCRNGACRSCLGRLIEGEVDYGPKKPPGLSVHDIESGKVLCCQAVPLSDLELEVRDIGAARGIVVKTLPVRVAALERLNHDVMEMRLRLPSTEQLEFLPGQYIDILLRDGKRRSFSLANPPHRSEYLELHVRHVTGGLFTGQVFESMAAKALLRIEGPLGAFFLREDSERPMLMVAGGTGFAPIQGMIEHAMEMDSNRPIHFFWGARAKEDLYRHERVQAWATDWEPLRYTPVLSSPSPDDAWSGETGWVHETVLRAYPDMSAYDVYLCGPPAMIEAAEAAFIARGLPEDRLFYDSFEYGADTLDAIQADGGDAV; this is translated from the coding sequence ATGAGTTTTACGGTGACCCTGCGCCCGAGTGGCCACAGTTTTGAGGTAGACGACGACGAACGCATCCTGGAGGCCGCATTACGGGAAGGCTTCGCGTTTCCCTATGGTTGCCGTAACGGGGCGTGTCGCAGCTGTCTCGGGCGATTGATTGAAGGTGAGGTCGACTACGGACCGAAGAAGCCGCCGGGCCTGAGCGTGCATGATATCGAATCCGGCAAAGTGCTTTGCTGTCAGGCAGTGCCGTTGAGCGACTTGGAGCTGGAGGTCCGTGATATCGGCGCGGCACGTGGCATCGTAGTCAAGACGTTGCCGGTACGCGTAGCTGCTCTGGAGCGGCTCAATCACGATGTGATGGAGATGCGTCTGCGACTGCCGAGTACGGAGCAACTGGAGTTTTTACCGGGGCAGTATATCGATATTCTGCTCAGAGACGGTAAGCGCCGCAGTTTTTCGCTGGCCAACCCGCCGCACCGCAGTGAATATCTGGAGTTGCATGTACGGCATGTGACCGGCGGTTTGTTCACAGGCCAAGTGTTCGAAAGCATGGCGGCTAAGGCACTGCTGCGTATAGAAGGCCCGCTCGGGGCATTTTTTCTGCGGGAGGATAGCGAGCGGCCGATGCTCATGGTGGCCGGCGGTACGGGCTTCGCGCCGATCCAGGGCATGATCGAACATGCCATGGAGATGGACAGTAACCGACCGATACATTTTTTCTGGGGTGCACGCGCCAAGGAAGACCTGTATCGCCACGAGCGCGTGCAGGCGTGGGCAACAGACTGGGAGCCCCTGCGTTACACGCCGGTGCTGTCGTCGCCTTCGCCTGACGACGCCTGGTCGGGGGAAACCGGCTGGGTACACGAGACCGTACTGCGCGCCTATCCGGACATGAGCGCCTACGATGTCTATTTGTGTGGCCCGCCCGCGATGATTGAAGCTGCCGAAGCCGCATTTATCGCGAGAGGCTTGCCGGAAGACCGGCTGTTTTACGACAGCTTCGAATACGGAGCCGATACGCTGGACGCGATACAGGCTGATGGCGGCGACGCGGTATGA
- a CDS encoding integron integrase: MSSQQPHPINTRKHTSDANSKPKLLDQVRERLRTLHYSIRTEAVYVDWARRYILFHGKRHPRELGAAEIEAFLSHLAVEGRVSASTQNQAKSALLFLYREVLGIKLPWLDGVTSAKRGERLPVVLTKREVEAVLGRLIGIHSLLARLLYGTGMRLMEGIRLRVKDVDFERGEIVVREGKGNKDRVTMLPTRLADELRAHLAQVKTLHENDLAQGFGEVYLPFALARKYPGAGREWGWQYVFPSVKRSIDPRSGIERRHHLDEKGIQRAMKQAVRDAGIVKQATPHTLRHSFATHLLQSGYDIRTVQELLGHRHVETTMRYTHVLNKGGRGVVSPLDV, from the coding sequence ATGTCAAGTCAGCAACCGCACCCTATAAACACCCGCAAACACACCTCGGATGCAAATTCAAAGCCGAAACTGCTGGACCAGGTACGCGAGCGCTTGCGGACGCTGCATTACAGCATCCGTACAGAGGCTGTTTATGTCGACTGGGCCCGGCGTTACATTCTGTTTCATGGCAAACGCCACCCTCGGGAATTGGGCGCAGCCGAAATTGAAGCGTTCCTGAGTCACCTCGCCGTCGAGGGGCGGGTTTCCGCATCCACGCAGAATCAGGCGAAAAGCGCGCTGTTGTTTCTTTACCGCGAAGTATTGGGCATCAAACTGCCCTGGCTGGATGGCGTGACGAGCGCGAAACGCGGCGAGCGGCTACCGGTCGTGTTGACCAAACGCGAGGTCGAGGCGGTGCTGGGGCGCTTGATAGGCATTCATTCGCTGCTCGCGCGTCTGTTATACGGCACGGGGATGCGCTTGATGGAAGGCATTCGTTTGCGCGTCAAGGATGTGGATTTCGAGCGTGGCGAAATCGTGGTCCGGGAAGGCAAAGGCAACAAGGACCGGGTAACGATGCTGCCGACCCGTCTGGCCGATGAATTGAGGGCGCATCTTGCCCAGGTCAAGACGCTGCACGAGAACGATCTTGCCCAGGGCTTTGGCGAGGTTTATTTGCCGTTCGCCCTGGCGCGGAAATATCCCGGCGCAGGACGTGAGTGGGGTTGGCAGTACGTATTTCCTTCGGTGAAACGCTCCATCGACCCGCGTTCCGGTATCGAACGTCGGCATCATCTGGACGAGAAGGGCATACAGCGCGCGATGAAGCAGGCGGTGCGCGATGCGGGCATCGTCAAGCAGGCCACGCCGCACACGCTGCGCCATTCGTTCGCGACCCATTTGCTGCAATCCGGCTACGATATTCGCACGGTGCAGGAATTGCTGGGGCATCGACATGTCGAAACGACGATGCGCTACACGCATGTGCTGAACAAGGGCGGACGCGGCGTGGTCAGCCCTTTGGATGTGTGA
- the argH gene encoding argininosuccinate lyase has translation MMSDQRVDKLWGGRFSESTDAFVEAFTASVNFDRRLYRHDIEGSKAHARMLAHVGVLSDRECDDIVEGLDAILDEIERGGFEWSVSLEDVHMNIEARLTARIGAAGKKLHTGRSRNDQVATDIRLWLRDEIDGILVVIARARSALLDLAEREAATIMPGFTHLQVAMPITFGHHLLAWYEMLSRDSARLRDARRRINVMPLGAAALAGTTYPIDRHYTAQLLGFEGVAANSLDAVSDRDFAIETCAAAALIMTHLSRMSEEMILWASAQFGFVELPDRFCTGSSIMPQKKNPDVPELLRGKTGRVNGDLISLLTLMKGQPLAYNKDNQEDKEPLFDAVDTVRDSLRVFADMVPAIEPRRERMRAAAMQGYATATDLADYLVRKGVPFRDAHEVVGKAVRYGIERHLDLSELPLDELQGFSDQIGPDVFDVLTLEGSVAARGHYGGTAPDAVRARIREARAALENE, from the coding sequence ATGATGAGCGATCAGCGTGTCGACAAGCTTTGGGGTGGACGTTTCAGCGAATCCACGGACGCCTTCGTCGAAGCGTTTACCGCCTCGGTGAACTTCGACCGCCGGCTGTACCGGCACGATATCGAGGGCTCCAAGGCCCACGCACGCATGCTCGCCCACGTCGGCGTGCTCAGCGACCGCGAGTGCGACGATATCGTCGAAGGTCTGGACGCGATTCTCGACGAGATCGAGCGCGGCGGATTCGAATGGTCCGTGAGCCTCGAAGACGTACACATGAACATCGAGGCGCGCCTCACCGCGCGCATCGGCGCCGCCGGCAAGAAGCTCCACACTGGCCGCTCGCGCAACGATCAGGTCGCCACCGACATCCGCCTGTGGCTGCGTGACGAAATCGACGGCATCCTCGTCGTGATCGCGCGCGCGCGCAGCGCCCTGCTCGATCTGGCCGAGCGCGAGGCCGCGACCATCATGCCCGGCTTCACCCACCTGCAGGTGGCCATGCCCATCACCTTCGGCCACCACCTGCTCGCCTGGTATGAAATGCTCAGCCGCGACAGCGCGCGCCTGCGCGACGCCCGTCGCCGGATCAACGTCATGCCGCTCGGCGCCGCCGCGCTCGCAGGCACCACCTACCCCATCGACCGTCATTACACCGCGCAGCTACTCGGCTTCGAAGGCGTCGCGGCCAACTCGCTCGACGCCGTGTCCGACCGCGACTTCGCCATCGAAACCTGCGCCGCCGCCGCGCTGATCATGACCCACCTCTCGCGCATGTCCGAGGAAATGATTCTGTGGGCCTCCGCGCAATTCGGCTTCGTCGAGTTGCCCGACCGATTCTGCACCGGCTCTTCCATCATGCCGCAGAAGAAAAATCCCGACGTACCCGAGCTGCTGCGCGGCAAGACCGGGCGCGTCAACGGCGACCTCATCAGCCTGCTCACCCTGATGAAGGGCCAGCCGCTCGCCTACAACAAGGACAACCAGGAAGACAAGGAACCCCTGTTCGACGCCGTCGACACCGTGCGCGACAGCCTGCGCGTGTTCGCCGACATGGTGCCGGCCATCGAGCCCCGGCGCGAACGCATGCGCGCCGCCGCCATGCAGGGCTACGCCACCGCCACCGACCTCGCCGACTATCTGGTGCGCAAGGGTGTGCCCTTCCGTGACGCCCACGAAGTCGTCGGCAAGGCCGTGCGCTACGGCATCGAGCGCCACCTCGACTTGAGCGAACTGCCGTTGGACGAACTGCAGGGCTTCAGCGACCAGATCGGCCCGGATGTCTTCGACGTGCTCACTCTAGAAGGCTCCGTCGCCGCCCGTGGCCACTACGGCGGCACCGCGCCCGACGCGGTGCGGGCGCGGATCAGGGAAGCAAGGGCGGCGCTGGAGAACGAATAA
- the hemC gene encoding hydroxymethylbilane synthase, which produces MSNSLRIATRKSPLAVWQAEEVSRRLQILHPGLDITLVRLSTRGDQMLDSPLSKIGGKGLFVKELEQALLENEADIAVHSMKDVPVSFPPGLGLSVILERDSPFDAFVSNRYDSPADMPPDAHIGSASLRRQAQIQARFPRFSVSPLRGNVNTRLAKLDADEFDAIILAASGLRRLGLGARIRSVLNADESLPAIGQGALGIETRLDDARVQSLIAPLDHAETRCCVSAERALNARLNGGCQVPIAGFAQLQGDRIHLRGLVGMPDGSRICRAEADGPANMPEALGTAIGEALLAQGAGDILASLGIAPAENFH; this is translated from the coding sequence ATGTCGAATAGCCTCAGGATAGCCACCCGCAAAAGCCCCCTCGCCGTGTGGCAAGCCGAGGAGGTCAGCAGACGCCTGCAAATCCTGCATCCCGGACTCGATATCACCCTCGTCCGCCTCAGCACGCGCGGCGACCAAATGCTCGACAGTCCTCTATCTAAGATTGGGGGCAAGGGGCTGTTCGTCAAGGAGCTGGAGCAAGCTCTGCTTGAGAATGAAGCCGATATCGCCGTACATTCCATGAAGGATGTGCCCGTCAGCTTCCCACCAGGACTCGGGCTGTCGGTTATTCTGGAACGCGACAGTCCCTTCGACGCCTTTGTATCCAACCGCTACGACAGCCCCGCAGACATGCCACCGGACGCCCATATCGGCAGCGCGAGTCTGCGGCGCCAAGCCCAGATCCAGGCTCGGTTTCCGCGCTTTTCGGTAAGTCCGCTGCGCGGCAACGTGAATACCCGCCTCGCCAAGCTCGACGCTGATGAGTTCGACGCCATCATCCTCGCCGCCTCCGGCCTCCGACGCCTGGGCTTGGGGGCACGGATTCGATCCGTGCTGAATGCCGACGAATCGCTGCCCGCCATCGGCCAAGGCGCCCTGGGTATCGAAACGCGGCTGGACGATGCCCGCGTGCAATCTCTGATTGCGCCACTGGATCATGCCGAAACGCGCTGCTGCGTCAGTGCCGAACGCGCCCTGAATGCCCGCCTCAACGGCGGTTGTCAGGTACCGATCGCCGGCTTCGCTCAACTCCAGGGCGACCGCATCCACCTGCGCGGCCTGGTGGGTATGCCCGACGGCAGTCGGATTTGCCGCGCCGAGGCCGATGGCCCCGCGAACATGCCGGAGGCGCTAGGTACCGCCATCGGTGAAGCGCTGCTCGCGCAGGGTGCCGGCGATATCCTCGCTTCGCTCGGGATCGCCCCGGCCGAAAATTTTCACTAG
- a CDS encoding heme biosynthesis HemY N-terminal domain-containing protein: MRLLLVALLAMLATGAAVHWALRDPGYAVLAWGHWSVELSLVDLLVILVLCFILLYGLIRLLARVWRAPRDIASRLHLRRAERARRGLTRGLIELAEGRWKESERLLLRSVSGSQTPLLNFLAAARSAQMQQAYDRRDEYLRRALENNPNAQIAVELTQAELQLAHGQTEQALATLNHLREVAPDHAYVSKLLGRLYLQLNDWEALAKLLPKLRRTTAMSPERVEDLEIKVLSGLFARQTERVDLERLSAFWEALPRKSRQRPELISLYVDQLIALGAAESAERLLARSLNRLWSDALAARYGLLTPVDPARQLKQAESWLRTNPHSAALLLSLARISRAAQLWGKARSYYEASLAENPSGEAYLELGELLVQIGEGEVASDCYHRGLNLLIHGPHSLGRTHQPRLERDRYIRPQISERLVNDVDDIYTV, encoded by the coding sequence ATGAGACTCCTGCTCGTTGCCCTGCTTGCGATGCTAGCGACCGGCGCGGCAGTACATTGGGCGCTGCGAGATCCCGGTTATGCCGTACTGGCGTGGGGGCACTGGTCGGTCGAACTGTCACTCGTTGACCTACTGGTGATCCTAGTTCTGTGCTTTATCTTGCTCTATGGCTTGATCCGTCTGCTCGCACGCGTGTGGCGTGCGCCTCGCGACATCGCATCGCGTCTACACCTGCGACGTGCTGAACGTGCCAGACGTGGCCTGACCCGCGGACTCATAGAACTCGCGGAGGGTCGATGGAAGGAATCCGAGCGTTTACTGCTTCGCAGTGTTTCCGGTAGCCAGACGCCCCTACTCAATTTTCTTGCTGCGGCCAGAAGCGCGCAGATGCAACAGGCCTATGATCGGCGCGACGAGTACCTGCGGCGCGCCCTGGAAAACAATCCCAACGCACAAATCGCCGTCGAATTGACCCAAGCCGAGTTGCAACTCGCACACGGCCAGACGGAACAGGCGCTGGCCACACTCAATCATTTACGTGAAGTCGCGCCGGATCACGCCTACGTCTCCAAGCTGTTGGGCCGCCTGTATCTCCAGCTCAACGACTGGGAGGCTTTGGCCAAACTCCTGCCAAAGTTGCGCCGCACAACGGCGATGAGCCCGGAGCGGGTCGAGGATCTCGAAATCAAGGTGCTCAGCGGGCTGTTCGCGCGCCAGACCGAACGCGTCGATCTGGAACGATTGAGTGCCTTCTGGGAGGCATTGCCGCGCAAGAGCCGGCAGCGGCCCGAGCTGATCAGTCTTTACGTCGACCAACTGATCGCGCTGGGCGCGGCGGAATCAGCCGAACGCCTGTTGGCGCGTAGCCTCAATCGCTTGTGGAGCGATGCGCTCGCCGCTCGCTACGGCTTATTGACGCCCGTGGACCCGGCACGGCAGCTGAAACAGGCCGAGTCCTGGCTGCGTACCAACCCGCATAGCGCCGCGCTCTTGCTAAGCCTCGCGCGGATTAGCCGGGCAGCACAGCTTTGGGGTAAAGCCCGCAGCTACTACGAGGCCAGCCTCGCGGAAAACCCCAGCGGCGAGGCCTATTTGGAACTTGGCGAGCTACTCGTGCAAATCGGCGAGGGCGAGGTGGCGAGCGACTGCTACCATCGCGGGTTGAACCTACTGATACACGGCCCCCATAGCCTGGGACGCACCCATCAACCCCGGCTTGAGCGGGACCGTTACATCAGACCGCAGATCAGCGAGCGCCTGGTCAACGACGTCGATGACATCTACACGGTTTAA
- a CDS encoding thioredoxin family protein, whose protein sequence is MAAGLLAFLSAGVYAGGQLPEARDLAAVAADAGTRPILIEVAQRDCPYCAVVREDFLEPMILSGDYRDRVVMLQLHRDSGQSLKGFDGAQIEPEDFAARYHITVTPTVLLLGPDGRLLTPPLVGLSTPDFYGAFLDEAIDQAGAALKDAARTPAPRRHADG, encoded by the coding sequence TTGGCGGCGGGTTTGCTGGCATTTCTATCGGCTGGTGTCTATGCGGGTGGTCAGCTGCCGGAGGCGAGGGACTTGGCTGCCGTGGCAGCGGATGCGGGCACGCGCCCGATCTTGATTGAGGTCGCGCAGCGCGACTGTCCGTATTGCGCAGTCGTGCGCGAGGACTTCCTCGAACCGATGATTCTAAGCGGCGATTATCGCGATCGCGTGGTCATGCTGCAGCTGCACCGGGATTCCGGGCAGTCGCTGAAGGGTTTCGACGGCGCACAGATCGAGCCCGAGGATTTCGCTGCGCGGTATCACATCACCGTCACGCCGACCGTACTGCTGCTCGGGCCGGACGGGCGGTTGTTAACGCCACCGTTGGTGGGCCTGAGCACGCCGGATTTCTACGGGGCCTTTCTGGACGAAGCGATTGATCAGGCCGGCGCCGCGCTTAAAGACGCTGCACGGACTCCCGCACCTCGGCGGCATGCCGACGGCTAA
- a CDS encoding sensor histidine kinase, protein MREEGNPSTQFLPDFCRDGTLLLVILMAELLAVILTLAHSGTSISFWRALALTSLFIQWIALGSIALLCRLGPWLNRRPPAVAAMIAYAIVILVTLSLSTLTALFLDWVVHPDQVDLSFDLQFLLRNTLISAIVTAVGLRYMYVQHDWKRSIEARTGARLAALQARIRPHFLFNSMNSIAALIRSRPLVAESAVLDLASVFRSVLVERDWSSLEEELELSKHYLALEALRLGDRLNIEWHIEPGLANTRMPALSLQPLVENAVYHGIQPRPAGGTISISARCASSKLIIRVENPLPGQTAVPHSGNGIAVNNLKERLALAYQGDARLVVVQDAERFSVQLSLPMDATDARDDRG, encoded by the coding sequence ATGCGAGAAGAGGGGAACCCATCCACTCAGTTCCTCCCGGATTTTTGCCGGGACGGTACCCTGCTGCTCGTGATCCTCATGGCCGAGCTACTCGCGGTGATCCTGACGCTCGCGCACAGCGGCACCAGCATCAGCTTCTGGCGAGCGCTTGCCCTGACCTCGCTGTTCATCCAGTGGATCGCCCTGGGTTCTATCGCATTGCTTTGTCGCTTGGGTCCTTGGCTGAACCGGCGCCCGCCCGCCGTCGCGGCCATGATCGCCTATGCCATTGTAATCCTGGTCACGCTGAGCCTTTCGACGCTCACGGCATTGTTTCTCGACTGGGTCGTGCATCCTGACCAGGTCGATTTGTCATTCGATCTACAATTTCTGCTGCGCAATACGCTGATTAGCGCCATTGTGACCGCAGTCGGTCTACGCTACATGTATGTGCAACACGATTGGAAACGCAGTATCGAGGCACGCACCGGTGCGCGTCTGGCGGCATTGCAGGCACGGATACGCCCGCATTTCCTGTTCAACAGCATGAACAGCATCGCGGCGCTGATTCGCAGTCGCCCCCTGGTCGCCGAATCCGCCGTGCTGGACCTCGCCTCGGTTTTTCGCTCGGTGCTGGTAGAGCGGGACTGGTCCAGCCTGGAAGAGGAGTTGGAGCTGAGCAAGCACTATCTCGCCCTGGAGGCCTTGCGCCTGGGCGACCGACTGAACATCGAATGGCATATCGAGCCTGGGCTGGCGAACACCAGGATGCCCGCGTTGAGCCTGCAGCCGCTGGTCGAGAACGCCGTCTATCACGGCATTCAACCAAGACCGGCGGGTGGCACGATCAGCATCAGCGCCCGATGCGCGTCGTCGAAGCTGATTATACGGGTTGAAAACCCGCTGCCCGGCCAAACCGCCGTGCCGCATAGCGGTAACGGCATCGCCGTTAACAATCTCAAGGAACGACTCGCGCTAGCCTACCAGGGGGATGCCAGACTCGTGGTCGTACAGGACGCCGAGCGTTTCTCGGTACAACTCAGCCTGCCGATGGATGCAACCGATGCGCGTGATGATCGTGGATGA
- a CDS encoding uroporphyrinogen-III synthase, whose product MSTTAPLSQTPLAGIGVVVTRPAHQADKLCSRIEDAGGRAIRFPVLEILDPIDSGPLIRLIDQLDTFDLAIFISPNAVHKVMNLTKARREWPARTRIAAIGAKSGRALEQFGLTVDIRPGRRFDSEALLEAAELQVMNGRRVIIFRGDGGREMLGDTLRARGADVVYANAYRREKPSTDNGALLYHWSRGEVNAVLVTSAEGLHNLFDMVGKLGQMWLRKTPLILGSTRIAETAQELGHQLPPVVAEDPSDEAMFDALTDWACHREAP is encoded by the coding sequence GTGTCCACAACCGCACCTCTGTCGCAAACGCCTCTCGCAGGTATTGGCGTTGTGGTCACGCGGCCAGCGCATCAGGCGGACAAACTCTGCTCTCGCATCGAAGACGCCGGCGGCCGCGCCATCCGCTTCCCGGTGCTGGAAATTCTCGACCCGATCGACAGCGGTCCGCTGATCCGCTTGATCGATCAGCTCGATACCTTTGATCTGGCGATCTTCATCAGCCCAAACGCCGTGCACAAGGTGATGAACCTGACCAAGGCCCGTCGCGAGTGGCCCGCACGCACGCGCATCGCGGCCATCGGTGCGAAATCCGGGCGTGCGCTGGAGCAGTTCGGACTTACCGTGGACATACGCCCTGGCCGCCGCTTCGACAGCGAGGCGCTGCTGGAAGCGGCGGAACTGCAGGTCATGAACGGTCGTCGCGTCATTATCTTCCGCGGCGATGGTGGCCGTGAGATGCTCGGCGACACCTTGCGGGCCAGAGGGGCGGATGTTGTCTATGCGAACGCCTATCGTCGGGAGAAGCCCTCCACCGATAACGGTGCGCTGCTGTATCACTGGTCGCGCGGCGAGGTTAACGCGGTGCTGGTCACCAGCGCGGAGGGCCTGCACAACCTGTTCGATATGGTCGGCAAACTCGGTCAGATGTGGCTGCGCAAGACGCCACTGATCCTGGGCAGCACCCGCATCGCCGAAACCGCACAGGAATTGGGCCACCAGCTACCGCCCGTCGTTGCCGAGGATCCAAGCGACGAAGCGATGTTCGACGCCCTCACCGACTGGGCATGCCACCGGGAAGCACCATGA